The Pseudochaenichthys georgianus chromosome 8, fPseGeo1.2, whole genome shotgun sequence genome has a segment encoding these proteins:
- the dnm2a gene encoding dynamin-2 isoform X4, whose protein sequence is MGNRGMEDLIPLINKLQDAFSTIGQSCNLDLPQIAVVGGQSAGKSSVLENFVGRDFLPRGNGIVTRRPLILQLVNNTAEYAEFLHCKAKKFVDFDEVRSEIEAETERITGANKGISPIPINLRVYSPNVLNLTLIDLPGMTKVAVGDQPVDIEHQIRDMLLQFITKESCLILAVTPANTDLANSDALKIAKEVDPQGLRTIGVITKLDLMDEGTDAKDILENKLLPLRRGYIGVVNRSQKDIDGKKDIRAALAAERKFFLSHPGYRHIAERMGTPHLQKTLNQQLTNHIRDTLPGLRSKLQSQLLSLEKEVEEYKNFRPDDPTRKTKALLQMVQQFGVDFEKCIEGSGDQVDTNELSGGAKINRLFHERFPFELVKIVFDEKELRREISHAIKNVHGVRTGLFTPDLAFEVIVKKQIVKLKTPCLKCIDLVIQELINTVRQCTNKLNSYPRLREETERIVTTHVREREGKTKDQVLLLIDIELSYINTNHEDFIGFANAQQRNTAANKKRPIPNQLGVLGEVQEEKVIRKGWLTINISIMKGGSKEYWFILTAESLSWYKDEEEKEKKYMLPLDNLKLRDVEKGFMSTKHVFAIFNTEQRNVYKDLRQVELACDSQEDVDSWKASFLRAGVYPEKDQTDNDDAAPADTFSMDPQLERQVETIRNLVDSYIGIINKSTRDLVPKTIMHLMINSAKDFIHSELLAYLYSSGDQNSLMEESADQAQRRDELLRMYHALKEALVIIGDISTSTITTPVPPPANNNWIQDASPTPQRRPPPAAAPAPSRPHAARGPTPGQPMNPSPAFGVPLNPSPAFGAPPIPSRPGPPINAFNSHQDPFSAPPQIPSRPARVPPGVPSRRPPGAPSHRPTIIRPAEPSLLD, encoded by the exons ATGGGGAACCGGGGCATGGAAGACCTGATTCCCCTGATCAACAAGCTTCAAGACGCGTTCAGCACCATTGGTCAGAGTTGTAATTTAGACCTTCCTCAGATTGCGGTGGTCGGTGGACAGAGCGCTGGGAAAAGCTCAGTCTTGGAGAATTTTGTCGGCAG ggactttctTCCACGTGGAAATGGCATTGTTACCCGAAGACCTCTCATTTTGCAGCTGGTCAATAATACCGCAG AATATGCTGAATTCCTGCACTGCAAAGCGAAGAAGTTTGTGGATTTTGATGAAGTGCGGTCGGAAATTGAAGCAGAGACCGAGAGGATAACAGGCGCCAACAAAGGCATCTCTCCCATCCCAATTAACTTGAGGGTCTACTCCCCCAACG TGCTGAACCTGACCCTGATCGACCTCCCGGGAATGACTAAGGTTGCCGTTGGAGACCAGCCCGTAGACATCGAGCACCAGATCAGAGACATGCTCCTGCAGTTCATCACCAAGGAGAGCTGTCTGATCCTGGCCGTCACTCCTGCCAACACCGACCTGGCCAACTCGGACGCACTGAAGATCGCCAAGGAGGTCGACCCACAGG GTCTGCGTACTATTGGTGTTATAACCAAACTGGACCTGATGGATGAAGGGACGGATGCTAAGGACATCCTAGAAAATAAACTCCTACCACTGCGTAGAG GGTACATTGGTGTGGTGAACCGCAGTCAGAAAGACATTGATGGGAAGAAGGACATTCGTGCTGCTCTGGCCGCAGAGAGAAAGTTCttcctgtctcaccccggctACAGACACATAGCAGAGCGTATGGGCACACCACATCTACAGAAGACACTCAACCAG caattgaccaatcacatcAGGGACACTCTGCCTGGACTGCGCAGTAAATTGCAGAGTCAGCTCCTCTCCCTGGAGAAGGAAGTGGAGGAGTACAAGAACTTCCGTCCAGACGACCCAACACGCAAGACCAAGGCCTTGTTGCA GATGGTGCAGCAGTTTGGTGTGGACTTTGAGAAGTGCATTGAGGGCTCAGGGGACCAGGTGGACACCAACGAGCTGTCGGGGGGCGCAAAGATTAACCGCCTCTTCCACGAACGCTTCCCCTTCGAACTGGTCAAG ATTGTGTTTGATGAGAAGGAGCTAAGGCGAGAAATCAGTCACGCAATCAAGAACGTCCATGGTGTCAG AACGGGGCTGTTCACTCCAGACCTGGCGTTTGAGGTCATCGTGAAAAAGCAGATCGTTAAGCTGAAAACGCCCTGTCTCAAATGTATCGATCTGGTCATTCAGGAGCTCATCAACACAGTCAGGCAGTGCACCAACAAG CTCAattcttacccaaggctgagaGAGGAGACTGAGAGGATTGTCACCACccatgtgagagagagagaaggaaagaCCAAGGACCAG GTTCTGCTGCTGATTGACATTGAGCTGTCCTACATCAACACCAATCATGAGGACTTCATAGGCTTTGCTAA CGCCCAGCAGAGAAACACCGCTGCAAACAAGAAGAGGCCCATACCCAACCAG CTTGGCGTACTAGGAGAGGTCCAAGAGGAGAAG GTGATCAGGAAAGGCTGGCTAACCATTAACATCAGCATCATGAAGGGAGGCTCCAAGGAGTACTGGTTTATCCTGACTGCAGAGTCCCTGTCCTGGTACAAAGACGAGGAG GAGAAAGAGAAGAAGTACATGCTGCCCCTCGATAACCTGAAGCTCCGAGATGTGGAGAAAGGCTTTATGTCCACGAAGCACGTCTTTGCAATCTTCAACACCGAACAGAG AAACGTCTACAAGGATCTTCGCCAAGTTGAACTGGCATGTGATTCTCAAGAGGATGTGGACAGCTGGAAAGCCTCTTTCCTCAGGGCTGGAGTTTATCCCGAGAAGGACCAG ACGGACAATGATGACGCTGCCCCTGCAGACACATTCTCTATGGACCCTCAGTTGGAGCGACAGGTGGAAACCATCCGTAACCTGGTGGATTCGTACATCGGCATCATCAATAAATCCACCAGAGACCTTGTGCCCAAAACCATCATGCATCTCATGATCAACAGC GCGAAGGACTTCATCCACTCGGAGCTGCTCGCCTACCTCTACTCGTCTGGGGACCAGAACAGCCTGATGGAGGAGTCAGCTGACCAGGCCCAGCGCAGAGACGAATTGCTGCGCATGTATCACGCGCTCAAGGAGGCCCTGGTCATTATCGGAGACATCAGCACCAGCACCATCACCACCCCAGTACCCCCACCCGCAAATAACAACTGGATCCAAGACGCCAG CCCCACCCCTCAGCGCAGACCCCCCCCAGCAGCCGCCCCGGCCCCCAGCCGCCCGCACGCTGCACGTGGCCCCACCCCGGGACAACCCATGAACCCTTCCCCTGCCTTCGGAGTGCCGCTCAACCCCTCTCCCGCCTTCGGAGCTCCACCCATCCCCTCGCGCCCGGGCCCACCCATCAACGCTTTCAACAGCCACCAAGACCCCTTCAGCGCACCCCCACAGATCCCCTCCCGGCCCGCCCGCGTCCCACCTGGTGTACCTAG CCGAAGACCTCCCGGGGCTCCTTCTCACCGGCCCACCATTATCCGCCCTGCTGAGCCCTCCCTGCTAGACTAG
- the dnm2a gene encoding dynamin-2 isoform X5 encodes MGNRGMEDLIPLINKLQDAFSTIGQSCNLDLPQIAVVGGQSAGKSSVLENFVGRDFLPRGNGIVTRRPLILQLVNNTAEYAEFLHCKAKKFVDFDEVRSEIEAETERITGANKGISPIPINLRVYSPNVLNLTLIDLPGMTKVAVGDQPVDIEHQIRDMLLQFITKESCLILAVTPANTDLANSDALKIAKEVDPQGLRTIGVITKLDLMDEGTDAKDILENKLLPLRRGYIGVVNRSQKDIDGKKDIRAALAAERKFFLSHPGYRHIAERMGTPHLQKTLNQQLTNHIRDTLPGLRSKLQSQLLSLEKEVEEYKNFRPDDPTRKTKALLQMVQQFGVDFEKCIEGSGDQVDTNELSGGAKINRLFHERFPFELVKIVFDEKELRREISHAIKNVHGVRTGLFTPDLAFEVIVKKQIVKLKTPCLKCIDLVIQELINTVRQCTNKLNSYPRLREETERIVTTHVREREGKTKDQVLLLIDIELSYINTNHEDFIGFANAQQRNTAANKKRPIPNQGEILVIRKGWLTINISIMKGGSKEYWFILTAESLSWYKDEEEKEKKYMLPLDNLKLRDVEKGFMSTKHVFAIFNTEQRNVYKDLRQVELACDSQEDVDSWKASFLRAGVYPEKDQTDNDDAAPADTFSMDPQLERQVETIRNLVDSYIGIINKSTRDLVPKTIMHLMINSAKDFIHSELLAYLYSSGDQNSLMEESADQAQRRDELLRMYHALKEALVIIGDISTSTITTPVPPPANNNWIQDASPTPQRRPPPAAAPAPSRPHAARGPTPGQPMNPSPAFGVPLNPSPAFGAPPIPSRPGPPINAFNSHQDPFSAPPQIPSRPARVPPGVPSRRPPGAPSHRPTIIRPAEPSLLD; translated from the exons ATGGGGAACCGGGGCATGGAAGACCTGATTCCCCTGATCAACAAGCTTCAAGACGCGTTCAGCACCATTGGTCAGAGTTGTAATTTAGACCTTCCTCAGATTGCGGTGGTCGGTGGACAGAGCGCTGGGAAAAGCTCAGTCTTGGAGAATTTTGTCGGCAG ggactttctTCCACGTGGAAATGGCATTGTTACCCGAAGACCTCTCATTTTGCAGCTGGTCAATAATACCGCAG AATATGCTGAATTCCTGCACTGCAAAGCGAAGAAGTTTGTGGATTTTGATGAAGTGCGGTCGGAAATTGAAGCAGAGACCGAGAGGATAACAGGCGCCAACAAAGGCATCTCTCCCATCCCAATTAACTTGAGGGTCTACTCCCCCAACG TGCTGAACCTGACCCTGATCGACCTCCCGGGAATGACTAAGGTTGCCGTTGGAGACCAGCCCGTAGACATCGAGCACCAGATCAGAGACATGCTCCTGCAGTTCATCACCAAGGAGAGCTGTCTGATCCTGGCCGTCACTCCTGCCAACACCGACCTGGCCAACTCGGACGCACTGAAGATCGCCAAGGAGGTCGACCCACAGG GTCTGCGTACTATTGGTGTTATAACCAAACTGGACCTGATGGATGAAGGGACGGATGCTAAGGACATCCTAGAAAATAAACTCCTACCACTGCGTAGAG GGTACATTGGTGTGGTGAACCGCAGTCAGAAAGACATTGATGGGAAGAAGGACATTCGTGCTGCTCTGGCCGCAGAGAGAAAGTTCttcctgtctcaccccggctACAGACACATAGCAGAGCGTATGGGCACACCACATCTACAGAAGACACTCAACCAG caattgaccaatcacatcAGGGACACTCTGCCTGGACTGCGCAGTAAATTGCAGAGTCAGCTCCTCTCCCTGGAGAAGGAAGTGGAGGAGTACAAGAACTTCCGTCCAGACGACCCAACACGCAAGACCAAGGCCTTGTTGCA GATGGTGCAGCAGTTTGGTGTGGACTTTGAGAAGTGCATTGAGGGCTCAGGGGACCAGGTGGACACCAACGAGCTGTCGGGGGGCGCAAAGATTAACCGCCTCTTCCACGAACGCTTCCCCTTCGAACTGGTCAAG ATTGTGTTTGATGAGAAGGAGCTAAGGCGAGAAATCAGTCACGCAATCAAGAACGTCCATGGTGTCAG AACGGGGCTGTTCACTCCAGACCTGGCGTTTGAGGTCATCGTGAAAAAGCAGATCGTTAAGCTGAAAACGCCCTGTCTCAAATGTATCGATCTGGTCATTCAGGAGCTCATCAACACAGTCAGGCAGTGCACCAACAAG CTCAattcttacccaaggctgagaGAGGAGACTGAGAGGATTGTCACCACccatgtgagagagagagaaggaaagaCCAAGGACCAG GTTCTGCTGCTGATTGACATTGAGCTGTCCTACATCAACACCAATCATGAGGACTTCATAGGCTTTGCTAA CGCCCAGCAGAGAAACACCGCTGCAAACAAGAAGAGGCCCATACCCAACCAG GGTGAGATTCTG GTGATCAGGAAAGGCTGGCTAACCATTAACATCAGCATCATGAAGGGAGGCTCCAAGGAGTACTGGTTTATCCTGACTGCAGAGTCCCTGTCCTGGTACAAAGACGAGGAG GAGAAAGAGAAGAAGTACATGCTGCCCCTCGATAACCTGAAGCTCCGAGATGTGGAGAAAGGCTTTATGTCCACGAAGCACGTCTTTGCAATCTTCAACACCGAACAGAG AAACGTCTACAAGGATCTTCGCCAAGTTGAACTGGCATGTGATTCTCAAGAGGATGTGGACAGCTGGAAAGCCTCTTTCCTCAGGGCTGGAGTTTATCCCGAGAAGGACCAG ACGGACAATGATGACGCTGCCCCTGCAGACACATTCTCTATGGACCCTCAGTTGGAGCGACAGGTGGAAACCATCCGTAACCTGGTGGATTCGTACATCGGCATCATCAATAAATCCACCAGAGACCTTGTGCCCAAAACCATCATGCATCTCATGATCAACAGC GCGAAGGACTTCATCCACTCGGAGCTGCTCGCCTACCTCTACTCGTCTGGGGACCAGAACAGCCTGATGGAGGAGTCAGCTGACCAGGCCCAGCGCAGAGACGAATTGCTGCGCATGTATCACGCGCTCAAGGAGGCCCTGGTCATTATCGGAGACATCAGCACCAGCACCATCACCACCCCAGTACCCCCACCCGCAAATAACAACTGGATCCAAGACGCCAG CCCCACCCCTCAGCGCAGACCCCCCCCAGCAGCCGCCCCGGCCCCCAGCCGCCCGCACGCTGCACGTGGCCCCACCCCGGGACAACCCATGAACCCTTCCCCTGCCTTCGGAGTGCCGCTCAACCCCTCTCCCGCCTTCGGAGCTCCACCCATCCCCTCGCGCCCGGGCCCACCCATCAACGCTTTCAACAGCCACCAAGACCCCTTCAGCGCACCCCCACAGATCCCCTCCCGGCCCGCCCGCGTCCCACCTGGTGTACCTAG CCGAAGACCTCCCGGGGCTCCTTCTCACCGGCCCACCATTATCCGCCCTGCTGAGCCCTCCCTGCTAGACTAG
- the dnm2a gene encoding dynamin-2 isoform X3, which translates to MGNRGMEDLIPLINKLQDAFSTIGQSCNLDLPQIAVVGGQSAGKSSVLENFVGRDFLPRGNGIVTRRPLILQLVNNTAEYAEFLHCKAKKFVDFDEVRSEIEAETERITGANKGISPIPINLRVYSPNVLNLTLIDLPGMTKVAVGDQPVDIEHQIRDMLLQFITKESCLILAVTPANTDLANSDALKIAKEVDPQGLRTIGVITKLDLMDEGTDAKDILENKLLPLRRGYIGVVNRSQKDIDGKKDIRAALAAERKFFLSHPGYRHIAERMGTPHLQKTLNQQLTNHIRDTLPGLRSKLQSQLLSLEKEVEEYKNFRPDDPTRKTKALLQMVQQFGVDFEKCIEGSGDQVDTNELSGGAKINRLFHERFPFELVKIVFDEKELRREISHAIKNVHGVRTGLFTPDLAFEVIVKKQIVKLKTPCLKCIDLVIQELINTVRQCTNKLNSYPRLREETERIVTTHVREREGKTKDQVLLLIDIELSYINTNHEDFIGFANLDYRKLDDGSPPGFSSNSAQQRNTAANKKRPIPNQVIRKGWLTINISIMKGGSKEYWFILTAESLSWYKDEEEKEKKYMLPLDNLKLRDVEKGFMSTKHVFAIFNTEQRNVYKDLRQVELACDSQEDVDSWKASFLRAGVYPEKDQTDNDDAAPADTFSMDPQLERQVETIRNLVDSYIGIINKSTRDLVPKTIMHLMINSAKDFIHSELLAYLYSSGDQNSLMEESADQAQRRDELLRMYHALKEALVIIGDISTSTITTPVPPPANNNWIQDASPTPQRRPPPAAAPAPSRPHAARGPTPGQPMNPSPAFGVPLNPSPAFGAPPIPSRPGPPINAFNSHQDPFSAPPQIPSRPARVPPGVPSRRPPGAPSHRPTIIRPAEPSLLD; encoded by the exons ATGGGGAACCGGGGCATGGAAGACCTGATTCCCCTGATCAACAAGCTTCAAGACGCGTTCAGCACCATTGGTCAGAGTTGTAATTTAGACCTTCCTCAGATTGCGGTGGTCGGTGGACAGAGCGCTGGGAAAAGCTCAGTCTTGGAGAATTTTGTCGGCAG ggactttctTCCACGTGGAAATGGCATTGTTACCCGAAGACCTCTCATTTTGCAGCTGGTCAATAATACCGCAG AATATGCTGAATTCCTGCACTGCAAAGCGAAGAAGTTTGTGGATTTTGATGAAGTGCGGTCGGAAATTGAAGCAGAGACCGAGAGGATAACAGGCGCCAACAAAGGCATCTCTCCCATCCCAATTAACTTGAGGGTCTACTCCCCCAACG TGCTGAACCTGACCCTGATCGACCTCCCGGGAATGACTAAGGTTGCCGTTGGAGACCAGCCCGTAGACATCGAGCACCAGATCAGAGACATGCTCCTGCAGTTCATCACCAAGGAGAGCTGTCTGATCCTGGCCGTCACTCCTGCCAACACCGACCTGGCCAACTCGGACGCACTGAAGATCGCCAAGGAGGTCGACCCACAGG GTCTGCGTACTATTGGTGTTATAACCAAACTGGACCTGATGGATGAAGGGACGGATGCTAAGGACATCCTAGAAAATAAACTCCTACCACTGCGTAGAG GGTACATTGGTGTGGTGAACCGCAGTCAGAAAGACATTGATGGGAAGAAGGACATTCGTGCTGCTCTGGCCGCAGAGAGAAAGTTCttcctgtctcaccccggctACAGACACATAGCAGAGCGTATGGGCACACCACATCTACAGAAGACACTCAACCAG caattgaccaatcacatcAGGGACACTCTGCCTGGACTGCGCAGTAAATTGCAGAGTCAGCTCCTCTCCCTGGAGAAGGAAGTGGAGGAGTACAAGAACTTCCGTCCAGACGACCCAACACGCAAGACCAAGGCCTTGTTGCA GATGGTGCAGCAGTTTGGTGTGGACTTTGAGAAGTGCATTGAGGGCTCAGGGGACCAGGTGGACACCAACGAGCTGTCGGGGGGCGCAAAGATTAACCGCCTCTTCCACGAACGCTTCCCCTTCGAACTGGTCAAG ATTGTGTTTGATGAGAAGGAGCTAAGGCGAGAAATCAGTCACGCAATCAAGAACGTCCATGGTGTCAG AACGGGGCTGTTCACTCCAGACCTGGCGTTTGAGGTCATCGTGAAAAAGCAGATCGTTAAGCTGAAAACGCCCTGTCTCAAATGTATCGATCTGGTCATTCAGGAGCTCATCAACACAGTCAGGCAGTGCACCAACAAG CTCAattcttacccaaggctgagaGAGGAGACTGAGAGGATTGTCACCACccatgtgagagagagagaaggaaagaCCAAGGACCAG GTTCTGCTGCTGATTGACATTGAGCTGTCCTACATCAACACCAATCATGAGGACTTCATAGGCTTTGCTAA TCTTGACTACAGAAAGCTGGATGATGGTAGCCCCCCAGGGTTCAGCAGCAACAG CGCCCAGCAGAGAAACACCGCTGCAAACAAGAAGAGGCCCATACCCAACCAG GTGATCAGGAAAGGCTGGCTAACCATTAACATCAGCATCATGAAGGGAGGCTCCAAGGAGTACTGGTTTATCCTGACTGCAGAGTCCCTGTCCTGGTACAAAGACGAGGAG GAGAAAGAGAAGAAGTACATGCTGCCCCTCGATAACCTGAAGCTCCGAGATGTGGAGAAAGGCTTTATGTCCACGAAGCACGTCTTTGCAATCTTCAACACCGAACAGAG AAACGTCTACAAGGATCTTCGCCAAGTTGAACTGGCATGTGATTCTCAAGAGGATGTGGACAGCTGGAAAGCCTCTTTCCTCAGGGCTGGAGTTTATCCCGAGAAGGACCAG ACGGACAATGATGACGCTGCCCCTGCAGACACATTCTCTATGGACCCTCAGTTGGAGCGACAGGTGGAAACCATCCGTAACCTGGTGGATTCGTACATCGGCATCATCAATAAATCCACCAGAGACCTTGTGCCCAAAACCATCATGCATCTCATGATCAACAGC GCGAAGGACTTCATCCACTCGGAGCTGCTCGCCTACCTCTACTCGTCTGGGGACCAGAACAGCCTGATGGAGGAGTCAGCTGACCAGGCCCAGCGCAGAGACGAATTGCTGCGCATGTATCACGCGCTCAAGGAGGCCCTGGTCATTATCGGAGACATCAGCACCAGCACCATCACCACCCCAGTACCCCCACCCGCAAATAACAACTGGATCCAAGACGCCAG CCCCACCCCTCAGCGCAGACCCCCCCCAGCAGCCGCCCCGGCCCCCAGCCGCCCGCACGCTGCACGTGGCCCCACCCCGGGACAACCCATGAACCCTTCCCCTGCCTTCGGAGTGCCGCTCAACCCCTCTCCCGCCTTCGGAGCTCCACCCATCCCCTCGCGCCCGGGCCCACCCATCAACGCTTTCAACAGCCACCAAGACCCCTTCAGCGCACCCCCACAGATCCCCTCCCGGCCCGCCCGCGTCCCACCTGGTGTACCTAG CCGAAGACCTCCCGGGGCTCCTTCTCACCGGCCCACCATTATCCGCCCTGCTGAGCCCTCCCTGCTAGACTAG
- the dnm2a gene encoding dynamin-2 isoform X1, producing the protein MGNRGMEDLIPLINKLQDAFSTIGQSCNLDLPQIAVVGGQSAGKSSVLENFVGRDFLPRGNGIVTRRPLILQLVNNTAEYAEFLHCKAKKFVDFDEVRSEIEAETERITGANKGISPIPINLRVYSPNVLNLTLIDLPGMTKVAVGDQPVDIEHQIRDMLLQFITKESCLILAVTPANTDLANSDALKIAKEVDPQGLRTIGVITKLDLMDEGTDAKDILENKLLPLRRGYIGVVNRSQKDIDGKKDIRAALAAERKFFLSHPGYRHIAERMGTPHLQKTLNQQLTNHIRDTLPGLRSKLQSQLLSLEKEVEEYKNFRPDDPTRKTKALLQMVQQFGVDFEKCIEGSGDQVDTNELSGGAKINRLFHERFPFELVKIVFDEKELRREISHAIKNVHGVRTGLFTPDLAFEVIVKKQIVKLKTPCLKCIDLVIQELINTVRQCTNKLNSYPRLREETERIVTTHVREREGKTKDQVLLLIDIELSYINTNHEDFIGFANLDYRKLDDGSPPGFSSNSAQQRNTAANKKRPIPNQLGVLGEVQEEKVIRKGWLTINISIMKGGSKEYWFILTAESLSWYKDEEEKEKKYMLPLDNLKLRDVEKGFMSTKHVFAIFNTEQRNVYKDLRQVELACDSQEDVDSWKASFLRAGVYPEKDQTDNDDAAPADTFSMDPQLERQVETIRNLVDSYIGIINKSTRDLVPKTIMHLMINSAKDFIHSELLAYLYSSGDQNSLMEESADQAQRRDELLRMYHALKEALVIIGDISTSTITTPVPPPANNNWIQDASPTPQRRPPPAAAPAPSRPHAARGPTPGQPMNPSPAFGVPLNPSPAFGAPPIPSRPGPPINAFNSHQDPFSAPPQIPSRPARVPPGVPSRRPPGAPSHRPTIIRPAEPSLLD; encoded by the exons ATGGGGAACCGGGGCATGGAAGACCTGATTCCCCTGATCAACAAGCTTCAAGACGCGTTCAGCACCATTGGTCAGAGTTGTAATTTAGACCTTCCTCAGATTGCGGTGGTCGGTGGACAGAGCGCTGGGAAAAGCTCAGTCTTGGAGAATTTTGTCGGCAG ggactttctTCCACGTGGAAATGGCATTGTTACCCGAAGACCTCTCATTTTGCAGCTGGTCAATAATACCGCAG AATATGCTGAATTCCTGCACTGCAAAGCGAAGAAGTTTGTGGATTTTGATGAAGTGCGGTCGGAAATTGAAGCAGAGACCGAGAGGATAACAGGCGCCAACAAAGGCATCTCTCCCATCCCAATTAACTTGAGGGTCTACTCCCCCAACG TGCTGAACCTGACCCTGATCGACCTCCCGGGAATGACTAAGGTTGCCGTTGGAGACCAGCCCGTAGACATCGAGCACCAGATCAGAGACATGCTCCTGCAGTTCATCACCAAGGAGAGCTGTCTGATCCTGGCCGTCACTCCTGCCAACACCGACCTGGCCAACTCGGACGCACTGAAGATCGCCAAGGAGGTCGACCCACAGG GTCTGCGTACTATTGGTGTTATAACCAAACTGGACCTGATGGATGAAGGGACGGATGCTAAGGACATCCTAGAAAATAAACTCCTACCACTGCGTAGAG GGTACATTGGTGTGGTGAACCGCAGTCAGAAAGACATTGATGGGAAGAAGGACATTCGTGCTGCTCTGGCCGCAGAGAGAAAGTTCttcctgtctcaccccggctACAGACACATAGCAGAGCGTATGGGCACACCACATCTACAGAAGACACTCAACCAG caattgaccaatcacatcAGGGACACTCTGCCTGGACTGCGCAGTAAATTGCAGAGTCAGCTCCTCTCCCTGGAGAAGGAAGTGGAGGAGTACAAGAACTTCCGTCCAGACGACCCAACACGCAAGACCAAGGCCTTGTTGCA GATGGTGCAGCAGTTTGGTGTGGACTTTGAGAAGTGCATTGAGGGCTCAGGGGACCAGGTGGACACCAACGAGCTGTCGGGGGGCGCAAAGATTAACCGCCTCTTCCACGAACGCTTCCCCTTCGAACTGGTCAAG ATTGTGTTTGATGAGAAGGAGCTAAGGCGAGAAATCAGTCACGCAATCAAGAACGTCCATGGTGTCAG AACGGGGCTGTTCACTCCAGACCTGGCGTTTGAGGTCATCGTGAAAAAGCAGATCGTTAAGCTGAAAACGCCCTGTCTCAAATGTATCGATCTGGTCATTCAGGAGCTCATCAACACAGTCAGGCAGTGCACCAACAAG CTCAattcttacccaaggctgagaGAGGAGACTGAGAGGATTGTCACCACccatgtgagagagagagaaggaaagaCCAAGGACCAG GTTCTGCTGCTGATTGACATTGAGCTGTCCTACATCAACACCAATCATGAGGACTTCATAGGCTTTGCTAA TCTTGACTACAGAAAGCTGGATGATGGTAGCCCCCCAGGGTTCAGCAGCAACAG CGCCCAGCAGAGAAACACCGCTGCAAACAAGAAGAGGCCCATACCCAACCAG CTTGGCGTACTAGGAGAGGTCCAAGAGGAGAAG GTGATCAGGAAAGGCTGGCTAACCATTAACATCAGCATCATGAAGGGAGGCTCCAAGGAGTACTGGTTTATCCTGACTGCAGAGTCCCTGTCCTGGTACAAAGACGAGGAG GAGAAAGAGAAGAAGTACATGCTGCCCCTCGATAACCTGAAGCTCCGAGATGTGGAGAAAGGCTTTATGTCCACGAAGCACGTCTTTGCAATCTTCAACACCGAACAGAG AAACGTCTACAAGGATCTTCGCCAAGTTGAACTGGCATGTGATTCTCAAGAGGATGTGGACAGCTGGAAAGCCTCTTTCCTCAGGGCTGGAGTTTATCCCGAGAAGGACCAG ACGGACAATGATGACGCTGCCCCTGCAGACACATTCTCTATGGACCCTCAGTTGGAGCGACAGGTGGAAACCATCCGTAACCTGGTGGATTCGTACATCGGCATCATCAATAAATCCACCAGAGACCTTGTGCCCAAAACCATCATGCATCTCATGATCAACAGC GCGAAGGACTTCATCCACTCGGAGCTGCTCGCCTACCTCTACTCGTCTGGGGACCAGAACAGCCTGATGGAGGAGTCAGCTGACCAGGCCCAGCGCAGAGACGAATTGCTGCGCATGTATCACGCGCTCAAGGAGGCCCTGGTCATTATCGGAGACATCAGCACCAGCACCATCACCACCCCAGTACCCCCACCCGCAAATAACAACTGGATCCAAGACGCCAG CCCCACCCCTCAGCGCAGACCCCCCCCAGCAGCCGCCCCGGCCCCCAGCCGCCCGCACGCTGCACGTGGCCCCACCCCGGGACAACCCATGAACCCTTCCCCTGCCTTCGGAGTGCCGCTCAACCCCTCTCCCGCCTTCGGAGCTCCACCCATCCCCTCGCGCCCGGGCCCACCCATCAACGCTTTCAACAGCCACCAAGACCCCTTCAGCGCACCCCCACAGATCCCCTCCCGGCCCGCCCGCGTCCCACCTGGTGTACCTAG CCGAAGACCTCCCGGGGCTCCTTCTCACCGGCCCACCATTATCCGCCCTGCTGAGCCCTCCCTGCTAGACTAG